A single Chanos chanos chromosome 8, fChaCha1.1, whole genome shotgun sequence DNA region contains:
- the rgn gene encoding regucalcin has translation MASPRVECVVKERSEIGEGPVWEEKESILLYVDVCGRRVSRWNSATNQIQSLTTEKFVGCVVPRTSGGYIVCEGRRFAALDWEKRSLTTIAEVDSDKVNNRFNDGKVDPAGRFFAGTMLLDWEQGRRDGSLYSLHPDNKVVKHFDNVGISNGLDWSLDHRVFYYIDSLNYMVEAFDYNKQTGSISNRRSVYKLEKEEGVPDGMTIDNEGKLWVACFDGGRVLRIDPQTGARVQTVKLPAQKITSVCFGGKDYSDLYVTSASLGLDDQELAKQPEAGCIFRVTGLGVKGLPPNSFAG, from the exons ATGGCCTCTCCAAGAGTCGAATGTGTTGTGAAAGAGAGGAGTGAGATTGGGGAGGGTCCAGTgtgggaggaaaaagaaagcattCTTCTGTATGTGGATGTCTGTGGTAGGCGCGTGAGCAGATGGAACTCGGCAACCAATCAAATACAAAGTCTTACCACAG AGAAATTTGTGGGATGCGTGGTTCCGCGGACGTCAGGAGGTTACATAGTATGCGAGGGGAGACGCTTCGCAGCATTAGACTGGGAGAAGCGAAGCCTGACCACCATTGCTGAGGTGGATAGCGACAAAGTCAACAATCGCTTCAACGACGGCAAAGTCGATCCAGCTGGCAGGTTTTTCGCAG GCACAATGCTCCTAGACTGGGAGCAGGGACGTAGAGATGGTTCTTTGTACTCTTTGCATCCTGACAACAAAGTAGTCAAACACTTTGACAACGTGGGCATCTCTAACGGCCTGGACTGGTCTCTGGACCATCGAGTCTTCTACTACATCGACAGTTTGAACTACATGGTAGAGGCCTttgattacaacaaacagaccGGCAGCATCT CTAATCGCAGATCAGTATACAAACTGGAGAAAGAAGAGGGTGTGCCTGATGGTATGACCATTGATAATGAGGGAAAGCTCTGGGTTGCCTGCTTTGATGGAGGAAGAGTGCTACGTATTGACCCACAGACAG GCGCTAGAGTTCAGACAGTAAAGCTGCCAGCTCAGAAGATCACATCCGTCTGTTTTGGTGGAAAAGACTACAGTGATCTGTATGTAACATCAGCCTCCCTTGGGCTGGACGACCAGGAGCTGGCCAAACAACCCGAAGCAGGATGCATATTTAGG GTTACAGGTCTCGGTGTGAAAGGACTTCCTCCTAATTCATTCGCTGGTTGA
- the LOC115819285 gene encoding PI-PLC X domain-containing protein 1-like, which produces MSSCVDWMSRLPEKLLDMPLSTLAIPGSHDTMTYCLDQHSPVLPSQPKTLRFLDSIIPCIIRPCVNRWGTTQERTISSQLDSGIRFLDLRVAHKKKDSNKTFYFAHGIYSLWTVKEALIDVAWWLEKHPKEVVIIALSSFDGLDSSQHQELINHLKNLFLNKLCPNWEKPTLKTCWDHGYQVILSYDNSCAVGHKELWPKWDYWWANKSDPTQVISYLEERKAKGRPDSFFVAGLNMTEDARYILLHPCRSMRIMTKKAYPILLNWVKDQCPGSGKTCINIICADFIGFSSNVFAQSVIELNQRLLKEDMGT; this is translated from the exons ATGTCCAGCTGTGTAGACTGGATGTCACGGCTACCCGAGAAGCTTTTGGATATGCCCTTGTCAACACTTGCTATACCCG GGAGTCACGATACAATGACGTACTGCTTGGACCAACATTCGCCAGTGCTGCCATCTCAACCCAAAACACTGAGATTCCTGGACAGCATAATACCTTGTATCATACGGCCTTGCGTGAATAGATGGGGCACGACTCAG GAAAGGACCATTTCAAGTCAGCTTGATTCAGGCATTCGGTTCCTTGATCTGAGAGTTGCCCATAAGAAGAAAGATTCCAATAAAACGTTTTACTTTGCCCATGGAATATACTCTCTCTGGACAGTTAAG GAGGCTCTCATAGATGTGGCCTGGTGGTTGGAGAAACATCCCAAAGAGGTGGTCATCATTGCCCTGTCCTCTTTTGATGGCCTAGACAGCAGCCAGCACCAGGAACTCATCAACCATTTAAAAAATTTGTTTCTAAATAAGCTCTGCCCGAACTGG GAAAAGCCCACACTGAAAACCTGCTGGGATCATGGTTATCAGGTTATTCTGTCTTATGATAACTCATGTGCTGTTGGTCATAAAGAATTATGGCCAAAGTGGGACTACTGGTGGGCTAACAAGTCAGATCCCACACAAGTCATCTCCTacctggaggagaggaaagcgAAAGGACGACCAG acagtttttttGTAGCTGGCCTGAACATGACTGAAGACGCGAGATATATTCTTCTCCATCCATGTCGGTCCATGAGAATCATGACTAAGAAGGCCTATCCGATCTTACTGAACTGGGTGAAGGACCAGTGTCCGGGCTCAGGCAAAACTTGCATCAACATCATCTGTGCAGATTTTATAGGATTTTCCAGTAATGTCTTCGCTCAGAGCGTCATAGAATTAAACCAGAGACTACTAAAAGAAGATATGGGAACATGA
- the LOC115819286 gene encoding uncharacterized protein LOC115819286, with amino-acid sequence MENEEEEDNIFTTWMGEYEGEGGAEEQEEQEEEETVRKSSVDIPKSSRSLATRRASLPCPAQLHAMQLTRLHVGTMAPSPAHVKHRADSDLRTQSRFHHSSVDEQGSHTKSGILGRRPSTIPTIPEVMEPLERKMRFRSRNVMSLSDADSICLICHDDLRKGSGGVRELHCTHSFHSECIEEWLWTKQSCPTCRVHVAMPEPLYWTSTRVKVP; translated from the exons ATggagaatgaggaggaagaggacaatATTTTCACAACCTGGATGGGAGAATATGAGGGTGAAGGAGGTGCAGAAgaacaggaggagcaggaggaagaagagacGGTGAGGAAGAGCAGTGTGGACATACCCAAGTCCTCTCGTTCTTTGGCAACCCGCAGAGCCTCTCTTCCCTGTCCG gctcaGCTGCATGCTATGCAGCTAACCCGTCTGCATGTCGGAACCATGGCGCCGAGCCCCGCTCACGTAAAGCACAGAGCTGACAGTGATCTGAGAACACAGTCACGATTTCATCACAGTAGTGTAGATGAGCAGGGCAGCCACACCAAGTCTGGCATTCTGGGAAGACGCCCTTCCACCATCCCAACCATCCCTGAGGTGATGGAACCACTGGAAAGGAAAATGCGCTTCAGAAGTCGCAATGTTATGTCACTG AGTGATGCTGATAGTATCTGTCTGATTTGCCACGATGACCTGCGGAAAGGTAGCGGTGGAGTTAGAGAgctacactgcacacacagtttCCACAGTGAG tgtataGAGGAGTGGCTCTGGACAAAGCAGTCCTGCCCTACCTGCCGCGTGCACGTGGCCATGCCAGAACCTCTCTACTGGACGTCTACTCGAGTCAAAGTGCCCTGA
- the sft2d2b gene encoding SFT2 domain containing 2b, whose translation MDKLKKVLSGQDGNDDLNVLQAANEATTLGWGSRVKGFIVCFAIGVLFSVLGTCLLWVPRTGLILFAVMYSLGNIASLASTMFLMGPLKQVKRMCDKTRALATAIMITCLVLTLCAAFWWKNKGLALLFCILQFLAFTWYGLSYIPFARDAVIKLFSVCLK comes from the exons ATGGACAAATTAAAGAAAGTTTTAAGTGGCCAAGATGGTAATGACGACCTCAACGTCCTGCAG GCGGCAAACGAAGCAACAACTCTAGGCTGGGGCTCACGAGTCAAAGGGTTCATCGTTTGTTTTGCAATTGGGGTCCTGTTTTCAGTGCTG GGAACGTGTTTGCTGTGGGTTCCTAGAACTGGACTGATCCTATTTGCAGTCATGTATAGTTTGGGCAATATCGCTTCCCTGGCCAG CACAATGTTTCTTATGGGTCCGCTCAAGCAAGTTAAGAGGATGTGTGACAAGACAAGAGCCCTGGCAACTGCTATCATGATT aCATGTCTTGTGTTAACCCTCTGTGCTGCGTTCTgg TGGAAGAATAAAGGACTCGCTCTGTTGTTCTGCATTTTGCAGTTCTTAGCCTTTACTTG GTATGGCTTGTCTTACATTCCGTTTGCCAG